The Deinococcus metalli region CGCTCCTGAAGCTCGCCCCAGCCACCGCGCGCGTCGTGCGGCAGGGCCAGGAGACTGAAGTCCCGCTGGATCAAGTGGTCGTAGGAGATGAACTCGCAGTGCGGCCCGGCGACCGCGTCCCTGTGGACGGCGAGGTGCTCACCGGCGGCTCCTACGTGGACGAGAGCATGATCACGGGCGAACCCGTGCCCGTGGCCAAGACCGCCGGCGTCCGGGTGACCGGTGGCACGGTCAACCAGAACGGAGCGTTCAATTTCCGGGCGACGGCCGTCGGGAGTGATACCGCGCTCTCCCGCATCGTGCAGCTCGTACAGAACGCCCAGGCCAGCAAGGCGCCAGCCCAGCAGCTGGCGGACACGGCCGGGAAGTACCTCGTGTTCGTGGCCCTGGGCTCCGGCCTGATCGCGTTCCTGGTGTGGATGCTGCTCGGGCAGAACGTGGTCTTCGCCCTGACAGCGGCCGTGTCCACCATCGTGATCGCGTGCCCGGACGCGCTCGCGCTGGCCACCCCGACCGCCATCACCGTCGGCGTCGGTCGGGGTGCCCGTGAAGGGGTGCTCTTCAAGAACGCGGGTGCCCTGGAGGCCACGGCTGCCGTGGACACGGTCGTCTTCGACAAGACCGGCACGCTGACCGAGGGCAAACCGGCGGTGACCGACCTGATCCCGGCGGACGGCGCCACCGAGGACGACCTGCTGCGACTGGCGGCCAGCGCCGACCTGTCCTCGCAGCACCCGCTGGCCGAGGCGATCGTAGCCGGCGCGCGCGCCCGGGGGCTGGACATCCCGAAACCGGACGCCTTCGATTCCGTGCCTGGGCAGGGCGTGGTAGCAACGGTGACAGGACGGCGCGTGCTGCTCGGCAACGTCAAGCTGATGTCCCGTGAAGGCATCGACGTCGCGGCCCTGGTCGTTGCGGCCCAGACCCTGGCGGGCGACGGCAAGACCGCCATGTACGTGGCGGCCGACGGCCACGCCCTCGGGGTGATCGCGGTCGCAGACACCGTGCGGGAGACCGCCCGCCAGGGGGTACGGGCACTGCATGACGCCGGCGTACGCACCGTGATGCTCACCGGCGACAACGCCCGCACCGCCGGCGCCGTGGCCCGTGACCTCGGCATCGACACCGTGATCGCCGATGTGCTCCCGGAGGACAAGGCGGCGAAGGTGCAGGAACTCCAGGCTCAGGGCCGCAAGGTTGCGATGGTCGGTGACGGCGTGAACGATGCGCCTGCGCTCGCTCAGGCCGACGTGGGCATCGCCATCGGGGCCGGTACCGATGTGGCCGTCGAAACAGCTGACGTGATCCTGGTGCGAAACGACCCGGCCGCGGTCGCGGGCGCCGTGGTGCTCGCCCGGCGCGTGGAGTCGAAGATCCGGCAGAACCTGTTCTGGGCGGCGGGCTACAACGTCCTGGCGATCCCCATCGCGGCGGGCGTGCTGTACCCGAGCTACGGCCTGCTGCTGCGCCCCGAGTGGGCGGCGCTGCTGATGAGCGCCAGCACCATCATCGTGACCGTCAACGCCTTGCTGCTGAACCGGGCAACTGTTGACCGGGGACGGGTGTCCGCCTCGCCTGTTCCAGCATCCGCCCGCTGATCCAACCACGGCGAGCAGGAGGCCTACAAGCGTGACACGGGCCCCCAGGAACTACCTGGGGGCCGTCGTGTCGTGCACCGTCAGCGGATGACTGATCCCTCGTGGGGCGGCGTGGGCCGGCAATAGGCTTCGACGCAGCGCAGTATGGCTTTTGCGTCCATGCCAGCCTTCTTCAGGAACTCCCGCAGGCCTGGCTCTCCCAGCAGGCAGGCAATCAGCTCACACAGGCGCTCGTGGCCGTCCCCGCCGTCCCCCGGCGTGACGGGCCGGTCGCCACCCTGGAAGACCGCGCCAGTGAGCAGCTGCTCGCGGGTGAAGGGCAGGCCACGCAGGGTGTACCCCGAGGCCACCACCCGCACCCGGTACAGCCCAGCCACGGCGGCGACCGTGCTCACCTCGAAGAGACCAGGCTCGACCTCCGCGAGTGACAGGCTGGCCAGAGAGCCGTCCGGGCGCTCCAGGTGCGCCGTGACGCGCGCGCGCCGGGCGACGGGAATGCCGTACTCCCGCAGGGTCGCCCGCACGGTCAGGGTAGCCCCTGGCTCCAGGCTGCTCTGCTCAAGCCGCGCATCCAGACGGAGGTTCGAGAAGGAGTGGACGTTCAGGCTGTACCCCACCCCGTGTGCAAGGGCGCGCCGCAGGCGCACGGGGTCATTGTCGAGCCTCCCCAGCGCCTTCTTGAAGTCCTGCTCGTCGACCTCGAGCAGCGCATACCACGTGCCACCGTGGGCACCAGCACCGACCGGCGCGGGCAGGGTCAGCCGGTAGTAGCTCAGCGCCTCGCCCTGCGCAAAGGTGCCGCCGAAGCCCGTGACGATGCCAGGATCCAGGACGTCTCCGTCGGGGGTCTCCAACCGCATCTGGATGGCCGGCAGGTCATGCAGCAGGATCGGCGTGGTGTCGATGTCCGCGTCCGTGAGGGTGAAGGGCAGGCGCAGCTTGTCGCCCGGCGCGAGGAAGCCGGTTGGATCCAGCACGACGCTGGTGTTCGTCACCCCTGCCAGGATCTGCAGGAAATACTTCGTGAGCCGGAAGTGGTCGTCGAGGCTGGCGCTCAGCAGCCCGGTGAGCAGCAGGTAGCCACCCGTGCCGTTGCTCAGCGCGCGGAGCGCCGCCGTGCTCACCTGCGTTTCACTGCCCAGGCCGATGGCAAACGTGCGGCTGTCGATGGCGCCCGCCACACTGGCGATGCTGGCCGGCTGGTTTTCCAGGCCGTCTGTGAAGACGATGATCGCCTTCTGGTCGAAGCCCGTCAGGGGCGCGAGGACATTCCGCGCGGCCTGCACGCCGTCCCCGATCGAGGTGGCCCCGGCGGGATTGGTGGCGTGCGCCAGCACCGCGTTGCGCGCCTGGATGCGGTTGGCGTCGAAGAGCCCACCGGTGCCGATCGGAACGACCGGCAGGCCCGGGAAGGGGCCACCGGTCACGGGGTAGGCGTCGGTGTCGAAACGGACGAGCCCGACGCCGTTGTTCGGCTGGATCACGTCCACGAACTGCGACGCGGCCTCGCGCAGTACCTGGATGCGCCGCGCGCCGGTCGTGCCGGCGAAATCGTCCATGCTTCCGGACTGGTCGAGGGCCAGCATGACCGCCACGGTCGGCCGGGCGATGGTGTTGCCGCGCAGCGTGAAGGTGAAGGTCTGGTTGTTCTCCACGCAGCGGATCGTGACGGAACCGGTCGGCGCCACGCTGCCGGCCGTCGTCCCCGTGAAGCCGAACCAGAAGCGGACCTCCTCGTACGGCCGTGGATGGTGGTGCACCGTGAGGGAGCCGCTCGGTGGCGACAGCACGCTGTACGGCGCGCCGGGCGCGGCCGAGACTTCCAGGGTCACGTCGCCGCAGGCGTACACGTGGAACACGCTGGCGCGGGCGGCCGTCTCACCCTCGGGCACGTCGTTGAAGTTGATGACGCCGGCCGGATTCTCGACCTCGAGGATGGCAAACACGCTCGCCAGCGTGTCGTAACACGGCGGCGCAATGATGGACAGGTCGTCGTAGCGCTTCGGCACCTGCTGGTTCTCGGGCGGCGCCCACGGGCGCAGGCCCTGCCCGCCGGACCACGGCTCGACGTTGTCGAGCAGCGATCCGCTCGCCGCGTCGAGGCCATAGACCTGCGCGGGATCAAGGCGCCAGGTTTCCCCGGGCTGCGTCTGCCACGTCGCGTAGAGCCGATCCATGTTCGAGTGCAGCAGGAACACGAAGGGATCATGGAAGGAGAAATGCGCGTTCCCGATGGAGCCGCCGATGTGACCGTGCACCGTGTTGTGGGCGCTCTGCAGCGCGGCGTTGAAGGCCTGGAACTGGGTCGGGTGGGGCTGGCCGTCGCTCGCGTGAATGATGTCGTGGTCGGACTGGATGCCCGGCGCGCCCGCCTGCACCGCCCGCCAGATGAACGCATGACCCGGCTCGGTGCTCTCGAACGCCGCGAAGGGCGGCCCGGCCGGGTCGCCCGCGCCACCCATGAACTGGGGCGTGAGCAGTGGGTGCGGGTCGGTCGTCCAGTCCCAGTAGTGCAGCGAGAGATCGGGATCGACCTCACGCAGCAGGCCCTCGAGGCGGTTGCACAGCTCCCGGTGCCAGGGAATGAACGCCGGGCCGCTGTGAACGTCGGTGCCGCCAGCGTGACCAGATTTGTGGATCTCCTCCTGCTTGTCCCAGTACGTCACGCCGTCTGGGTACACCTTGCTGGTGTCGAGTGCGAGGAACGCGGCGAGCAGCCGGTCGCGTTCCTCCTGGGGAAGGGTGGCAACGTTGCGGCGAACTCCATCTCCTATAGCCATGACAAACCCTCCTGCGACCCTCTGGT contains the following coding sequences:
- a CDS encoding copper-translocating P-type ATPase, which translates into the protein MLRRFVISAIVTVPLILYSPIGASVGFTAMPPFGLSMAWFGLLLATPVVWWGGWPFISAAWRALRQREANMMTLIATGILVSWLFSVYSTLALGGTEVFFEAAAMLTALSLLGHWLEMRSRFATGRAVEALLKLAPATARVVRQGQETEVPLDQVVVGDELAVRPGDRVPVDGEVLTGGSYVDESMITGEPVPVAKTAGVRVTGGTVNQNGAFNFRATAVGSDTALSRIVQLVQNAQASKAPAQQLADTAGKYLVFVALGSGLIAFLVWMLLGQNVVFALTAAVSTIVIACPDALALATPTAITVGVGRGAREGVLFKNAGALEATAAVDTVVFDKTGTLTEGKPAVTDLIPADGATEDDLLRLAASADLSSQHPLAEAIVAGARARGLDIPKPDAFDSVPGQGVVATVTGRRVLLGNVKLMSREGIDVAALVVAAQTLAGDGKTAMYVAADGHALGVIAVADTVRETARQGVRALHDAGVRTVMLTGDNARTAGAVARDLGIDTVIADVLPEDKAAKVQELQAQGRKVAMVGDGVNDAPALAQADVGIAIGAGTDVAVETADVILVRNDPAAVAGAVVLARRVESKIRQNLFWAAGYNVLAIPIAAGVLYPSYGLLLRPEWAALLMSASTIIVTVNALLLNRATVDRGRVSASPVPASAR
- a CDS encoding tyrosinase family protein, with amino-acid sequence MAIGDGVRRNVATLPQEERDRLLAAFLALDTSKVYPDGVTYWDKQEEIHKSGHAGGTDVHSGPAFIPWHRELCNRLEGLLREVDPDLSLHYWDWTTDPHPLLTPQFMGGAGDPAGPPFAAFESTEPGHAFIWRAVQAGAPGIQSDHDIIHASDGQPHPTQFQAFNAALQSAHNTVHGHIGGSIGNAHFSFHDPFVFLLHSNMDRLYATWQTQPGETWRLDPAQVYGLDAASGSLLDNVEPWSGGQGLRPWAPPENQQVPKRYDDLSIIAPPCYDTLASVFAILEVENPAGVINFNDVPEGETAARASVFHVYACGDVTLEVSAAPGAPYSVLSPPSGSLTVHHHPRPYEEVRFWFGFTGTTAGSVAPTGSVTIRCVENNQTFTFTLRGNTIARPTVAVMLALDQSGSMDDFAGTTGARRIQVLREAASQFVDVIQPNNGVGLVRFDTDAYPVTGGPFPGLPVVPIGTGGLFDANRIQARNAVLAHATNPAGATSIGDGVQAARNVLAPLTGFDQKAIIVFTDGLENQPASIASVAGAIDSRTFAIGLGSETQVSTAALRALSNGTGGYLLLTGLLSASLDDHFRLTKYFLQILAGVTNTSVVLDPTGFLAPGDKLRLPFTLTDADIDTTPILLHDLPAIQMRLETPDGDVLDPGIVTGFGGTFAQGEALSYYRLTLPAPVGAGAHGGTWYALLEVDEQDFKKALGRLDNDPVRLRRALAHGVGYSLNVHSFSNLRLDARLEQSSLEPGATLTVRATLREYGIPVARRARVTAHLERPDGSLASLSLAEVEPGLFEVSTVAAVAGLYRVRVVASGYTLRGLPFTREQLLTGAVFQGGDRPVTPGDGGDGHERLCELIACLLGEPGLREFLKKAGMDAKAILRCVEAYCRPTPPHEGSVIR